The nucleotide window TGGCAAAGTCGATGCAATCATGGCCGGCATGTCGATCACCGATAAGCGAAAAGCCGTCATCGGGTTTTCGGAGCCTTATGCCCTTACCTCCAACTATTTTGTCGTCGCAAAGGCGCTTAAGCTTCCAGAGATGGACGGCACAGCACGTCTTTCACTCTCATCCATGGGAGTGAAAGATAGCCAGTCCCGGCCGGTCATGGATGACCTCATCCAGCCGCTGAAGAGCCTCTCTCACCTCGCCCGTCGATCGATTACATTCAACGGTGGCGTCGCCTTAACGGCCTATCAAAGACTAAATGACGAACTGTCGCTGAAGGCTGCACCACCGCCGTCATGTTTTCAAAAGGTCCAGCAATTGCTCAATCACATGTTCATCTTTGAGTATGGTTTGATGATTGCATTCCTTTACATAGGAAAGCCTGGTGAATTCTCCGAGATATCGGTGAAGAGATTCAGGCGGAATTTGAGTTTCCCTGTCCTGCTGCATGAAAATTCTAGCCGCTTTCGATGGCGGCATGGATGTTTGAGCGCTTGTCAGTAGCCAGATGTTTTCGACCATGCAGTCAAGGTTGGATAGCTCGCAATCAACGAGATCAAAGATATACTGATAGGACTCGTCTTGTTGCAAGCGCTTGAGGATTTTGGCGCGGTCGATGCCGGCAAGTCCCTCGAGTGCTGGCGGGTCAATCATGAAGAGTTGAGGAGAACCTCCACCTTGGCGCGTGATTGCCGCAATCACATGGGCTGCGAGATGTGCGCCAAAGGAATAGCCAACAACTTTGGTAACCTGCTGCCCCCTGTGTCGGCTGACGATACTGGCCGCAAGCTCTTCAAGAGAGCCGTAAGGCCAATAGTCATTGTAATCCTCGGCCACGGCAACCACGGCCTCCCCGAGATCTTTCATCAGGCCCATATAGCAAAAAGGATATCCAACAAAATCCGGCAGCAACAGTATCATAGGTTATCCTTCAGCGTTTCAAGAAAGCAGTTCAGAAACGGTGCCAGCCTTTCCTCATCAAGCCTGGAGGCAAGATGCAAATGCAGTTGCGCGCCCGCCACGATAAAGGTCAGATCGAGATCCGTTCGGGGATTTTCGGAAGGCGCATCCAGCAGGGTGCTCTTCATCCAGAGCAAGTCTTCCTCCGGCATCGTGACAAAATTGAACAGGTAGGAAATCTGCCCCGCATCCCATCCAGTGGCAGCCTGGATCTCTTCCGAACCAACGATGCTGTGATTGCGGAACGCCTCCATACAGTCGTGGAAATCCTCCGGCATGTCATCGACGCCAAGAAGGTTGTCCTCGAACAGAATTGGGGCGGCGACCGTGTAGAAACCCAGGCCCTGCTGCTTCTCACGCAGCGAAAACAGGCATAGCACCAGGGGATCGGTGGTCCCGCTCAACCGGCCAATCGCAGAGCGATAGGCCCGCATGGCAGCCCATTGCAGGCGAGTATAGCGGGTCCAAGGCAGAGGGATTTCTGTCTGATGCCAGATGACGCCGCCTCCATCGTGACTCAGGCTCGAAACGGTTGCCCTTTCACCATAGCCTGCCCAGAAATCCAGGCTCTGCTCCACAGCATCGCCGTGACGTCTTTCCAGCTTCAAAGTCTCAGGAACGAAAGTAAGGTCCGGCAAGCTCTCATCAAGAGCAACCTTGCCTGGCGCACAAAACGCCATCAGCGCACGAAGCAATTGCAGCTGGCCAATATGGTCGCCAAGAATATGGTGAAACAGCACGGCGAGATGTCGCTGTCCCAGGATATCGACGTCGCCCAACCGCAGCAGCGGCCCTTCGAACAGGCTTATTGGGCGATCCAACAGAAAGGAAATACAGTCGCGTTCGTCGATAAAACCCCGCTCTGCCCGAAAGACAAAGTGTTCGCCCAGAACCTCTTCTTTTGGCAGACGAAATGCGAAACCATCGTCACCCTCGACAACCACCGCCGTCACCAGGGGAAAGGCCAGTCCCAGGCATGTCGCAATCTCTTCAAGGTCCGGGTCGATTTGGCCGAAAGCGCCGGGCTTGATGATGTAGGCGACAGTATTCGCCGTCAGATGACCGTGAAAAAACTCGGGATACACCATTGAGGCCTGCATCGGCGTCAAGGGAATTTCCGTCAGTTCATGGGCATAATCAGGCGTCAGCAATGCGCGGCGCCCGGCCAAATGCTCTTTTGCCTCCTCTCTGCCGCGGGCATAGACAAAGGCAAAACGTCCGCTGGGGAGGGTGAGCGTTACAATCTCTGGCAGTGGCGGCATGACGCGCTTCCTTCCGCTTCAAAGCCGGATGATGTGATAGTCGTAGATATCAGGCTCAGGATCATGGGACAGCTCATCGCTCACCTCGTCCAGCAGATGCGCCATACGCGGCCAGGAACAGTCCCGATAAAATTCCGTCAGGCTAAGCGGCACCTTCCGATGCCGGTTGAGCAAGCTCACCAGCTTGACCGCCAGGACCGAGTGACCGCCAGCCTGAAAGAAATCCTGATCCGGTTGCCAATCCGAGAGCCCGCAGGCATCCAGCAACCAATGAAGAGAGGTGACGGGGCGGTCCTTGGCCTCGTTCATTGCCTCCAAGGCGGCCATGTCGATCTTGCCATGCGCCGTGACGGGCAAGACCTCAACCTGCACGAAGCGGTCGGGAACCATGAAATCCGGCAGGGAGATGATGCCAAACTCTCTTAACTCCGCCTCTTCTGGCGAAGTTGCCATGCTTTTCACCAGGTAGTAGAGCATGACCCTCTTGCCGGTGGGCGTGGCCTGCACCGCAGCCACACAATTTGCGACGCCGGGATGCCGCCCATAGGCAAGCGCAATGTCACTCAGGGATGTCCTGTTGCCCCTGATCTTGATCTGATCATCCTTGCGCCCGGCATAGTGAAAAAGCCCCCCCTCATCGCGGGACACCAGATCACCGCTGGCATAGGCCCTCTCCTCACCCAATAGCGGGAAAGCGCGGAATTTACTGGCGGTCAGCAGCGCATCGCCGATATAGCCAGGCGATAGCCCGTCTCCGGCAATCACCAGTTCTCCCTCCTCACCAAAGGCGCAAGGCCTTCCTTCCTCGTTGGCAACATAAAGACGGCTGTCATGCACCGGATATCCGATAGGGATGGCCCGAGAAAAATGATGGCTTCGTGGGATACGGTAGACGCAGGTACCCATGGTATTTTCCGTCGGGCCATAGCCGTTATAGACCGTGATGCGCGGATTATGACGGTACAGCCTGTCGATATGACACGGAGAAAGCGCCTCGCCGCCCACCATGATATTGGAAATCCCTCCCAGGCATTCGGGATCTGCATCCATCAGCATGTTCAGCAAGGAGGTCGTCAGCCAAAGGGCATTGGCGCCGCTTTCGACAATCAGCTGGCGCAACGTGTCCCCGGTCAGATGCTCCTCCGGTGCCAGCACGAGGCAGCCACCATTGCACAGCGCAGTCCAGATCTCGAACTGCGATGCGTCAAAAGTCAGCGCCGAGTGATGGATCATCACGGTTTCAGGACCCGCCGGAAAATGCGGCGGCTGATAACAGAAG belongs to Agrobacterium vitis and includes:
- a CDS encoding thioesterase domain-containing protein → MILLLPDFVGYPFCYMGLMKDLGEAVVAVAEDYNDYWPYGSLEELAASIVSRHRGQQVTKVVGYSFGAHLAAHVIAAITRQGGGSPQLFMIDPPALEGLAGIDRAKILKRLQQDESYQYIFDLVDCELSNLDCMVENIWLLTSAQTSMPPSKAARIFMQQDRETQIPPESLHRYLGEFTRLSYVKECNHQTILKDEHVIEQLLDLLKT
- a CDS encoding non-ribosomal peptide synthetase, translating into MVSTVIDAFEKAVAANPQGCAVRYQDATLTYAQLDARSSLAATRLLQAGARPGHTIGIQMPRGIDLIVMLLATLKARCGFCFISPKNPQSWNNSVIERAKVRLFITDGPLCNVTFAGHLQATDLLAPGHASLPQRPAAGDIVYVNFSSGTTGAPKIIPCTHLGVIGFCYQPPHFPAGPETVMIHHSALTFDASQFEIWTALCNGGCLVLAPEEHLTGDTLRQLIVESGANALWLTTSLLNMLMDADPECLGGISNIMVGGEALSPCHIDRLYRHNPRITVYNGYGPTENTMGTCVYRIPRSHHFSRAIPIGYPVHDSRLYVANEEGRPCAFGEEGELVIAGDGLSPGYIGDALLTASKFRAFPLLGEERAYASGDLVSRDEGGLFHYAGRKDDQIKIRGNRTSLSDIALAYGRHPGVANCVAAVQATPTGKRVMLYYLVKSMATSPEEAELREFGIISLPDFMVPDRFVQVEVLPVTAHGKIDMAALEAMNEAKDRPVTSLHWLLDACGLSDWQPDQDFFQAGGHSVLAVKLVSLLNRHRKVPLSLTEFYRDCSWPRMAHLLDEVSDELSHDPEPDIYDYHIIRL